In Methanoculleus sp. SDB, one DNA window encodes the following:
- a CDS encoding RNA-processing protein — MQRYWFGDVSDDGQCVPAPADISVLASRVGSLHPDMAGFVPLSVDTAIACGWVQDRTEYIRRLRKVCIAIAEEAIATYYTQSDRELLQMVRILDEMDSVVNLLSERATEWYIVRNPGFSRKYRAITAKKMVARMKGDASAPLARIAADIERISATRSALMREVSSLADRVAPNSSALVGGLVAARLIAKAGGLRELASLPASTVQVIGAENALFTHLRSATPPPKHGIIFQHRRVHNAPKDRRGRVARVLAGKLVIAARIDYYRNEADPQFLEKAQARIDAAGAD, encoded by the coding sequence ATGCAGCGCTACTGGTTCGGGGACGTTTCTGATGACGGGCAGTGTGTGCCGGCACCGGCGGACATATCCGTCCTCGCATCGCGTGTCGGTTCTCTTCACCCGGATATGGCCGGTTTCGTTCCGCTTTCCGTGGATACCGCGATTGCATGCGGGTGGGTGCAGGACAGGACGGAATACATCAGGCGACTCAGGAAGGTCTGTATCGCCATTGCGGAAGAGGCGATTGCCACCTATTATACCCAGAGCGACAGGGAACTTCTGCAGATGGTGCGGATTCTCGACGAGATGGATTCGGTTGTAAACCTGCTTTCCGAACGGGCGACAGAATGGTATATTGTGCGGAATCCCGGTTTTTCACGTAAATACCGCGCAATAACCGCCAAAAAGATGGTCGCCCGTATGAAAGGGGACGCATCCGCACCCCTTGCGCGCATCGCCGCCGATATCGAGCGGATTTCGGCTACACGTTCGGCTCTTATGCGGGAGGTGTCATCGCTCGCCGACCGCGTGGCGCCCAACAGCAGTGCGCTCGTGGGCGGTCTCGTCGCAGCCCGCCTGATCGCAAAAGCAGGCGGTCTTCGGGAGCTGGCATCCCTTCCTGCGTCGACCGTGCAGGTGATCGGGGCTGAAAACGCCCTCTTCACGCATCTTCGTTCGGCGACGCCACCCCCAAAGCATGGCATCATTTTCCAGCACAGGCGGGTTCACAACGCCCCGAAAGACCGGCGGGGGCGGGTGGCACGGGTACTTGCGGGAAAGCTGGTCATTGCGGCACGGATTGACTATTATCGGAACGAGGCGGATCCGCAGTTTCTGGAAAAAGCACAGGCACGAATCGACGCCGCAGGAGCGGACTAA
- a CDS encoding fibrillin gives MILIDGVLVSPGEGGVYGERMLKGYRVWDPYRSKFAALAHAGVAPDLLPGMVVLYLGAANGTTVSHVADYVDTVYAVEYAPRPMQDLLEVARRRKNVVPIFGDATRPAGYASCVESVDLLYQDVAQPDQVGIFVKNAAFLKKGGTAVLMLKARSVDVRRDPAEITREAVSGLEAGGFSVRHVCRLDPYHRDHAALVVTRR, from the coding sequence ATGATCCTGATCGACGGCGTGCTGGTCTCCCCGGGTGAAGGGGGCGTCTACGGGGAACGGATGCTCAAGGGGTACCGTGTATGGGATCCCTACCGGAGCAAATTTGCGGCACTCGCCCATGCCGGGGTGGCTCCCGATCTGCTTCCCGGCATGGTGGTACTCTATCTTGGGGCCGCCAACGGGACGACCGTATCCCACGTGGCGGATTACGTCGATACGGTCTACGCTGTTGAGTATGCCCCCCGTCCTATGCAGGATCTGCTTGAAGTGGCACGCCGCCGGAAGAACGTCGTCCCGATATTCGGTGATGCGACCCGCCCGGCCGGCTATGCCTCGTGTGTAGAATCCGTCGATCTGCTCTATCAGGACGTGGCGCAGCCCGATCAGGTTGGAATCTTCGTAAAAAACGCCGCATTCCTGAAGAAGGGGGGGACTGCGGTGCTCATGCTCAAGGCCCGGAGCGTGGACGTGAGGAGAGATCCCGCGGAGATTACCCGCGAGGCGGTCTCCGGTCTGGAGGCAGGGGGTTTTTCCGTGAGGCACGTCTGCCGGCTCGATCCCTATCATCGTGATCATGCGGCACTTGTCGTTACACGCCGGTGA